The Pseudoalteromonas tunicata genome segment GCTTTAACAGGAATGTTTTTGAGTACATTCACTAATAAATCATAAAAAGGCGCAACGGTATCAATTTTGACTTTTTCATCTGGTGAGTGAGGAAAACGAATGGTTGGGCCAAACGACACCATATCCCAATGTGGGTAAGCATCTTTAAATAAGCCACATTCTAATCCTGCGTGGATCACCATAATTTTAGGTAAAGTGCCAAACATACTTTCGTAGGTTTCACGTAATAAATCCTTGATAGGTGACTCGGCTTTTGGCTGCCAACCTGGATATGCACCCGAACAAATTACTGATGCACCAGCAAGTTCAAAATTAGAGCAAATCATATTTTGCGTATTAGTACGCGCACTGTCGATAAGCGAGCGGACTAAACACTGAATTTTAATATGATCATCAGCCATTTTAATGACGCCCAAATTAGTAGATGTTTCAACCACACCAGGGACTTCATCGCTCATGCGGATCACACCATTTACGCATGCATTAACTGCGTTGATAAACGCAGATTGGCTAGTTGGAGACAATTGAGAAGTAGGCTGCTCGGTGGGTGTTAGGGTAACAATGAGGTTGGTTTCAATCGCGTTTAATTCAGCCTTTAAAACTTCATTGTATTGGGTAACAGCAGTTTCTAGAGCGCTTATATCTGATGGCGCGCATAAAATGATAGCGCTACTTTCACGAGGGATAGCATTACGAAGTGAACCGCCAAAGAAGGTACTGATGCTTAAATCAAGTTGGCTATATTGTTTAAAAAAGCGAGCGAGTAATTTATTGGCATTAGCGCGTCCGGTATGAATATCGACACCAGAATGACCACCTTTTAAACCTTTAATGCTTAAAATGAATGCCGCGTTTTCGCGATTCACCGAGTTAAATTCAACCGGGAGTGAGACGTTAACATCGATACCACCGGCGCAGCCCATGTACACTTCGCCTTCATCTTCTGAGTCGGTATTGAGTAAAATCTCACCATCTAACCATCCTGCTTCAAGACCAAAAGCACCGGTCATGCCTGCTTCTTCATCGGTTGTCACTAACACTTCAAGTGGACCATGAGCAAGATCTGTGCTTGCCAATACCGCTAAACATGCACTTAAACCGATGCCGTTATCCGCTCCTAAGGTGGTGCCATTTGCAGTAACCCATTCGCCATCCACATAGGCTTCTATCGGATCGGTTACGAAGTCATGTACTTTATCGGCATTTTTTTGCGGAACCATGTCCATATGGGCTTGTAAAATAACCCCTTTGCGATTTTCCATGCCTGCAGTTGCAGGTTTTTTTATAATCAAATTGCCGACTTTATCCTCTTTAACGTCAAGGTTAAGTTCTGTTGCAAATGATTGGATCCAAGCTGATATTTTGGCTTCATGTTTACTTGGGTGAGGAATTGAGCAGATTTTTTCGAAAATAGACCATAAAGGCTGAGGCGATAGTTGGTTTAATGTTGTCACGAGATTACCTTAAATACGTCGAGAAGATGTGGGGTTAACGTGCAGCAATGGCATGAGCATACTTTCAAGACCATTGAGTTTAACTTCATAGATGAGCGCAAGCTGTTGACCAAGTTTTGATTCCGGAAAACCTTGTTGTTTAAACCAAACCAGATAGGGCTCGGGTAACAGTAAAAGTGGTCTG includes the following:
- a CDS encoding DUF3820 family protein, which translates into the protein MDPAALSAAINTIMPFGKYAGRPLLLLPEPYLVWFKQQGFPESKLGQQLALIYEVKLNGLESMLMPLLHVNPTSSRRI
- a CDS encoding aminoacyl-histidine dipeptidase, which codes for MTTLNQLSPQPLWSIFEKICSIPHPSKHEAKISAWIQSFATELNLDVKEDKVGNLIIKKPATAGMENRKGVILQAHMDMVPQKNADKVHDFVTDPIEAYVDGEWVTANGTTLGADNGIGLSACLAVLASTDLAHGPLEVLVTTDEEAGMTGAFGLEAGWLDGEILLNTDSEDEGEVYMGCAGGIDVNVSLPVEFNSVNRENAAFILSIKGLKGGHSGVDIHTGRANANKLLARFFKQYSQLDLSISTFFGGSLRNAIPRESSAIILCAPSDISALETAVTQYNEVLKAELNAIETNLIVTLTPTEQPTSQLSPTSQSAFINAVNACVNGVIRMSDEVPGVVETSTNLGVIKMADDHIKIQCLVRSLIDSARTNTQNMICSNFELAGASVICSGAYPGWQPKAESPIKDLLRETYESMFGTLPKIMVIHAGLECGLFKDAYPHWDMVSFGPTIRFPHSPDEKVKIDTVAPFYDLLVNVLKNIPVKA